In Musa acuminata AAA Group cultivar baxijiao chromosome BXJ2-3, Cavendish_Baxijiao_AAA, whole genome shotgun sequence, the following proteins share a genomic window:
- the LOC135606887 gene encoding large ribosomal subunit protein uL10c-like produces MTSLRSAVATSLPPIRAAISRMKQDMMRRELENCHLLAGIWCHGLTVRQLQALRGALPPAAKLVMAKNTLLEKAIAGTRWESLRPCAKGMNAWLFVHSDEIPPALKPCRDFQRDFKLALNDFTGAVFEGRLYGPDNFLALETMPTRMESYAYLLGCLQTPAVSLLSILQAPEGDADQAAEGAAATSEK; encoded by the coding sequence ATGACGTCGCTGCGGTCCGCCGTGGCCACCTCTCTCCCGCCGATCCGCGCGGCGATCTCCCGGATGAAGCAGGATATGATGCGGCGGGAACTGGAGAACTGCCACCTCCTAGCCGGGATCTGGTGCCATGGCCTCACGGTGCGCCAGCTGCAGGCCCTCCGGGGAGCGCTCCCACCCGCGGCCAAGCTGGTCATGGCCAAGAACACGCTGCTTGAGAAGGCCATTGCCGGTACCCGGTGGGAATCCCTCCGGCCCTGCGCCAAGGGCATGAACGCCTGGCTCTTCGTCCACTCCGACGAGATCCCCCCGGCTCTCAAGCCCTGCCGCGACTTCCAGCGTGATTTCAAGCTCGCCCTCAATGACTTCACCGGCGCCGTCTTCGAGGGCCGCCTCTACGGGCCCGACAACTTCCTGGCCCTGGAGACCATGCCCACGCGGATGGAGTCGTACGCCTACCTCCTTGGCTGCCTGCAGACGCCCGCCGTGTCCCTTCTCAGCATCTTGCAGGCTCCCGAGGGGGATGCCGATCAGGCTGCAGAAGGAGCCGCTGCCACCTCCGAGAAATAG
- the LOC135606886 gene encoding uncharacterized protein LOC135606886, whose amino-acid sequence MARKYKRATAPLDETARARLWQEVSGCVSVESTTSDTAELADLIDSFYNEEEIDERKGNSGMGSEKGGYLTRRSLDSVLAESEADMVAHRIRVAAERGVSAVSPAGDSFKRRVMGWLRDKGFDAGLCKSSWERAERIQAGTHDYIDVIDRGGGTRYILEIDLAAEFEIARPTQDYTALLRALPSVFVGRPGALESIVSLMCVAMEESIRSSGMHLPPWRRKEYVRAKWFSSYGRNSAAGEEADRGAASRSGTTTTKPCRIELRCREVKVREGMLAEEFRGTLNGYGF is encoded by the exons ATGGCGAGGAAGTACAAAAGGGCGACAGCGCCGCTGGACGAGACGGCAAGAGCGCGGCTGTGGCAGGAGGTGAGCGGCTGTGTGTCAGTGGAGTCCACCACCTCCGATACGGCCGAGTTGGCGGACCTGATCGACTCGTTCTACAACGAGGAGGAGATCGACGAACGGAAAGGCAACTCCGGCATGGGATCTGAGAAGGGAGGTTATCTTACGAGGAGGTCGCTGGACTCCGTGCTGGCGGAGTCGGAAGCCGACATGGTGGCACACCGGATCCGAGTCGCGGCCGAGCGGGGGGTTAGCGCAGTCTCGCCGGCAGGAGACAGCTTCAAAAGGCGAGTTATGGGTTGGCTCCGAGACAAAGGATTTGATGCCG GGCTGTGCAAGTCGTCATGGGAGAGAGCTGAGCGGATCCAGGCCGGCACCCACGATTACATCGACGTGATCGATCGAGGAGGAGGTACGCGCTACATCTTGGAGATCGACTTGGCCGCCGAATTCGAGATTGCCCGACCGACCCAGGACTACACTGCGCTCCTCCGGGCGTTGCCGTCGGTGTTCGTGGGAAGGCCGGGCGCGCTGGAGAGCATCGTGAGCCTCATGTGCGTGGCGATGGAGGAGTCCATCAGGAGCTCCGGCATGCACCTGCCCCCATGGAGGCGAAAGGAGTACGTCCGAGCGAAGTGGTTCAGCTCCTACGGAAGGAATTCTGCGGCCGGTGAGGAGGCCGACAGAGGTGCAGCGTCGAGGTCCGGTACTACGACGACGAAGCCTTGTAGGATAGAATTGCGTTGCAGAGAGGTGAAGGTCCGCGAGGGAATGCTGGCTGAGGAATTCAGAGGCACGTTAAATGGATATggcttttag